Proteins encoded by one window of Denticeps clupeoides unplaced genomic scaffold, fDenClu1.1, whole genome shotgun sequence:
- the LOC114771305 gene encoding myoD family inhibitor-like, with amino-acid sequence MVSQEETEATMDGRDAGQDPAEGPDVHQNNLKQASKSSPSPGPAEADHGSSSESITDETCSNEDTLLLPDHVPTLCQKLERENPPENPAAKQQVAPPICTPPAASGGRASPCKGRGHQDKKRPPSAGKNQQSFQANADQIQKVAGDDCCVHCVLACLFCEVLSLCSVLAQCLACGPACEALCCCGEGVACGEEACDALVDCGIMEDCCQSSDCLEICLECCSICFTA; translated from the exons ATGGTGTCTCAAGAGGAGACAGAAGCCACGATGGACGGACGTGATGCTGGGCAGGACCCAGCGGAGGGTCCAGACGTGCATCAGAACAACCTGAAGCAGGCATCCAAGTCCAGTCCATCCCCTGGTCCAGCAGAAGCGGATCACGGGAGCAGCAGCGAGTCCATCACGGACGAGACCTGCTCCAACGAAGACACCCTCCTGCTGCCCGACCACGTTCCAACACTTTGTCAGAAGCTGGAGAGAG AGAATCCTCCGGAAAACCCTGCGGCGAAGCAGCAGGTCGCCCCACCCATCTGCACCCCTCCAGCTGCTTCTGGGGGTCGGGCATCACCGTGCAAGGGGCGCGGACACCAGGACAAGAAGCGCCCGCCCTCCGCCGGCAAGAACCAGCAGAGCTTCCAAGCCAACGCCGACCAGATACAGAAGGTGGCCGGTGACG ACTGCTGTGTCCACTGCGTGCTGGCCTGCCTGTTCTGCGAGGTTCTGTCGCTGTGCTCCGTGCTCGCCCAGTGTCTGGCCTGTGGGCCGGCCTGCGAGGCGCTGTGCTGCTGCGGGGAGGGCGTGGCCTGCGGCGAGGAGGCCTGCGACGCCCTGGTGGATTGTGGGATAATGGAGGACTGCTGTCAGTCTTCCGACTGTCTGGAGATCTGCTTGGAGTGTTGCTCCATATGCTTCACTGCCtga
- the LOC114771304 gene encoding transcription factor E3-like → MSALPAAEVKRGGAAEGKAEPVASPGRDAPQTVYLILEPASDTVSLIRVEPVLPESGIVADIEVEGVLASSPDVFYQLKSQPIAVSSSQASADPTPPLSAVMTSRVLMRQELMRQQAHDQERRETQQQASAAQLRPADPSLAISVSPAFAAPRSTPAQVPVEVLKVQTHLENPTKYHIQEAQKKQVKQYLSHTRGNNAASQMLGTSPSPHRSGSAPEMSNATGSTPSSPLADLSLSPKKEEMEDVMEDLISLESSLNDDFMASLQQPSTLPVSGNLLDVYSSPGMAAPAVTVSNSCPADLHDVKRELTDVEAKAWMKERQKKDNHNLIERRRRFNINDRIKELGALVPKSSDPEMRWNKGTILKASVDYIRKLQREQLRAREMETRQKKLEHTNRSLQLRIQELEMQAHLHGITPSAVPAVPGADLLLSQQQEPSAGEPLSKSLLTLEGPGLGQTTFLTQPTPAPTNGTISNPLDHLDSLTFTELDNPFSPVLMPDMDMDLGDMLSPVGAADPLLSSVSPGASKTSSRRSSFSMEEDS, encoded by the exons ATGTCCGCCCTCCCTGCCGCCGAGGTGAAGCGCGGGGGAGCAGCAGAGGGGAAAGCGGAGCCCGTCGCCTCGCCTGGACGCGACGCGCCGCAGACCGTCTACTTGATCCTCGAACCCGCGTCCGACACGGTCAGCCTgatcag AGTGGAGCCCGTCCTGCCGGAGTCCGGCATCGTCGCCGACATCGAAGTGGAGGGCGTCCTCGCGTCCTCGCCCGACGTCTTCTACCAGCTGAAGAGCCAGCCCATCGCGGTCAG ctcCTCACAGGCCTCCGCAGACCCCACTCCGCCGCTCAGCGCGGTCATGACGTCGCGGGTGCTGATGAGGCAGGAGCTGATGCGGCAGCAGGCCCACGACCAGGAGCGCCGCGAGACCCAGCAGCAGGCCTCCGCCGCACAGCTCCGCCCCGCCGACCCCTCGCTCGCCATCTCGGTCTCCCCGGCCTTCGCCGCGCCCAGGTCCACCCCGGCGCAGGTGCCAGTGGAAGTGCTGAAG GTGCAGACCCACCTTGAAAATCCCACAAAGTACCACATCCAGGAGGCCcagaagaagcaggtgaaaCAGTACCTTTCACACACCCGGGGCAACAATGCAGCCAGTCAGATGCTCGGGACCTCCCCCTCACCCCACCGCTCCGGCTCAGCCCCGGAGATGAGCAACGCCACCGGCAGCACCCCCAGCAGCCCACTGGCAGACCTCAGCCTTAGCCCCAAGAAAGAGGAG ATGGAGGACGTGATGGAGGACCTCATCAGCCTGGAGTCCAGCTTGAACGACGACTTCATGGCCTCGCTGCAGCAGCCCAGCACG CTGCCGGTCTCAGGAAACCTCCTCGATGTGTACAGCAGCCCAGGCATGGCAGCGCCGGCCGTCACAGTCAGCAATTCCTGCCCTGCTGACCTGCACGACGTCAAGAGGGAGCTGACCG ACGTCGAGGCCAAAGCCTGGATGAAGGAGCGACAGAAGAAGGACAACCATAACCTCA TTGAGCGAAGGAGAAGGTTTAACATCAACGACCGCATCAAGGAGCTGGGCGCGCTCGTCCCGAAGTCCAGTGACCC TGAGATGCGCTGGAACAAGGGCACCATCCTGAAGGCCTCGGTGGACTACATCCGCAAGCTGCAGAGGGAGCAGCTGCGGGCCAGGGAGATGGAGACGCGGCAGAAGAAGCTGGAGCACACCAACCGCAGCCTGCAGCTACGCATCCAG GAGTTGGAGATGCAGGCCCATCTCCATGGCATCACCCCTTCAGCGGTGCCTGCTGTCCCAGGCGCTGATCTTCTCCTAAGCCAGCAGCAGGAGCCCAGCGCAGGAGAGCCGCTCTCCAAAAGCCTCCTAACCCTCGAGGGGCCAGGACTGGGGCAGACCACCTTCCTGACCCAGCCGACCCCTGCGCCCACCAACGGCACCATCTCCAACCCGCTGGACCACCTGGACTCTTTGACCTTCACTGAGCTGGACAACCCTTTCAGCCCGGTCCTCATGCCAGATATGGACATGGACCTGGGGGACATGCTCTCCCCCGTGGGCGCCGCCGACCCCCTGCTCTCCTCCGTCTCCCCTGGTGCCTCCAAGACCAGCAGCCGGAGGAGCAGCTTCAGCATGGAGGAGGACTCGTGA